One window of Hydractinia symbiolongicarpus strain clone_291-10 chromosome 3, HSymV2.1, whole genome shotgun sequence genomic DNA carries:
- the LOC130636540 gene encoding uncharacterized protein LOC130636540, which produces MAAVPNQNQKLHQENMTNNISVKMDDHVHFKPNIHLLSNKSHHSSGVYNVLSGQNQRQSQQQQQQQTFHPPSLFSNTIRQPTESLSSSGLRIDESAQSNTSLNFNSNHDNSNVSGAFRSNTTVHAPPPQIFNASLNSANLMTTASDHNMVGSSHHNEKSAALSNQANPGYNTGIGMGSSVPVDMPTSSSGSQNSQTSSSTQQYSQSSVGMPYSQPSSGIHSHTQYSQSSYSQSNSYQNSSGNLVQLDGQQSSNGQQPTYVLLQAPNDGESGTQPQVFLAMQTPGMTGQDPQQQPYITLQPVNVDGSELSNNTLVQDGVNLQQAVMGNSEINSDGKQISTESGQQVVLSLPGQQGLIPSSSNNGQQNMVTYLQPLGGIGVPVSNMEQGQVIMASSDLQGNLTLHNVPGLSGTTKRSVVPSNRNVGLTTPRRRLSTDPRSCDQCGRCFKYPSDLKKHLQIHTDIKKFACDECPRMFRRLHQLNVHRRIHTGEKPYVCNRCSAQFRHDSTLTMHIRTRHDHLKPFTCDGCAKKFGRMSHLRKHQRNVCGRSSLRGSVVQCKYCELSFPKKSELKLHFSVCEKKPDRMEKELMSPTNYVCETCGKEFPRVYDFKRHQLSHSDEKPYGCPQCGKTFKERSSLNKHVKRMHCSEGDGTIPIDDDGIIAGDDDDEDELSGEEHDRRSGLMTLSISNTRSSSSSVTAQALAQAGIITSSDGQVLAANGQAISATEILNFPEVAEALGINSGAHATVLDSDGNSTMIAITQPGNLETSEVSMDMEQNIIHDDNIISSESASTNTEQYIPSTESLNMNPVSVDSDTIDPTGDINVDYTNENNESTIYNSTSNDEYASTLGSSMVFKQEDDAQQFVKHEDLADHVKAEQAAAHDLSPEEEQPNVLTPGILEENASVLNSV; this is translated from the exons ATGGCCGCTGTGCCAAACCAAAACCAGAAGCTCCACCAAGAAAATATGACAAACAACATATCAGTAAAAATGGACG atcaTGTACATTTCAAGCCTAACATCCATTTGCTATCCAACAAAAGTCATCACAGTTCTGGAGTGTATAATGTGTTATCTGGCCAAAATCAACGACAgtcccaacaacaacaacaacaacaaacatttCATCCACCTTCATTATTTTCCAATACAATAAGACAGCCTACTGAAAGTCTATCCTCTAGTGGGTTACGCATTGACGAAAGTGCACAAAGTAATACTTCTCTTAACTTCAATTCTAATCATGACAACTCAAATGTATCTGGAGCTTTTAGATCCAACACAACAGTACATGCCCCTCCTCCGCAGATATTTAATGCATCTTTAAACAGTGCTAATCTAATGACCACTGCAAGCGATCATAACATGGTTGGCAGTTCTCACCATAATGAAAAAAGTGCAGCATTGTCAAACCAAGCCAACCCAGGGTATAACACTGGTATAGGAATGGGAAGTTCTGTTCCGGTGGACATGCCAACAAGTTCTTCTGGCAGTCAAAACAGTCAGACTAGTTCAAGTACTCAACAGTATAGTCAGTCCAGTGTTGGTATGCCGTATTCTCAGCCAAGTTCTGGCATCCACAGTCACACCCAATATTCTCAAAGCTCATACTCGCAAAGTAACAGTTATCAA AATTCAAGTGGCAATCTTGTCCAGTTGGATGGACAACAATCATCAAATGGCCAGCAGCCAACTTATGTATTGTTACAAGCTCCCAATGATGGGGAATCTG GCACACAGCCACAAGTGTTTCTCGCAATGCAGACACCAGGTATGACAGGACAAGACCCACAACAACAACCTTACATTACATTGCAACCAGTTAATGTGGATGGATCAGAGTTAAGCAATAATACGTTGGTACAGGATGGTGTAAATCTTCAACAAGCAGTTATGGGAAACAGTGAAATCAATTCTGATGGCAAGCAAATATCAACTGAAAGTGGACAGCAG GTAGTTTTAAGCTTACCAGGACAACAAGGTCTCATCCCTTCCTCGTCTAACAATGGACAACAAAACATGGTCACCTACCTACAACCTCTGGGTGGAATTGGTGTACCTGTATCAAATATGGAACAAGGGCAAGTCATCATGGCGTCTAGTGACCTTCAGGGCAATCTTACGCTGCATAATGTTCCTGGTTTGTCAGGAACCACTAAAAGAAGTG TGGTTCCTTCTAATCGTAATGTTGGTTTGACGACACCTCGACGGCGACTTAGTACAGATCCCCGCAGTTGTGATCAATGTGGACGATGTTTCAAATACCCCTCTGATTTAAAGAAGCATTTACAAATACATACAG ATATAAAGAAATTCGCATGTGATGAGTGTCCGCGCATGTTCCGTCGTTTGCACCAGTTGAATGTTCATCGAAGGATACACACAGGGGAAAAGCCGTATGTGTGCAACcg ATGTAGCGCTCAGTTTCGTCACGACTCTACATTGACAATGCATATTCGAACACGTCACGATCATCTGAAACCATTTACCTGTGACGGCTGTGCGAAAAAGTTTGGTCGTATGTCACATTTACGGAAACATCAACGAAATGTATGCGGTCGTAGCAGCTTGCGTGGTTCAGTGGTGCAGTGCAAGTACTGCGAGTTATCTTTCCCCAAGAAATCAgagttaaaacttcatttttccGTCTGTGAAAAGAAACCGGATAGAATGGAAAAAGAGCTGATGTCTCCAACTAACTACGTTTGTGAGACGTGTGGTAAAGAGTTTCCACGTGTTTATGATTTTAAACGACATCAGTTGTCACATTCCGACGAGAAGCCGTATGGATGCCCGCAGTGCGGGAAGACTTTCAAGGAACGATCTTCCTTAAACAAACACGTCAAAAGAATGCACTGTAGCGAAGGTGACGGAACTATTCCTATTGACGACGACGGTATAATAGCTGGCGACGATGATGACGAAGATGAGCTGTCCGGGGAGGAACATGACAGGCGTTCTGGACTGATGACTTTGTCAATTAGCAACACACGATCATCTTCTTCATCTGTTACTGCTCAAGCTCTAGCACAAGCTGGTATCATTACCTCAAGTGATGGACAAGTACTTGCAGCTAATGGACAAGCGATTAGCGCCACTGAAATCTTAAATTTTCCAGAAGTTGCTGAAGCTTTGGGTATAAATTCCGGAGCTCATGCCACGGTGTTGGATTCGGATGGTAATTCCACTATGATAGCCATCACGCAACCCGGAAACCTGGAAACAAGTGAAGTATCCATGGATATGGAGCAAAATATTATTCATGACGATAATATAATATCGAGTGAGAGTGCAAGCACAAACACAGAGCAATACATCCCCTCCACAGAGTCACTAAACATGAATCCTGTGTCCGTTGACTCCGATACTATAGACCCGACCGGTGATATAAATGTTGACTATACGAATGAAAACAATGAGAGTACGATATATAATTCCACGTCTAATGATGAGTATGCTTCAACACTCGGTTCATCCATGGTGTTTAAACAAGAAGATGATGCGCAACAATTCGTTAAACACGAAGACTTAGCGGATCACGTGAAAGCTGAACAAGCTGCTGCACATGATTTATCACCCGAGGAGGAGCAGCCGAACGTGTTAACTCCTGGTATATTGGAGGAGAACGCTTCAGTATTAAATTCGGTATAA